One genomic region from Streptomyces venezuelae encodes:
- a CDS encoding SpoIIE family protein phosphatase, producing the protein MRTEDVLAAIATGLWRWDNASGIVSLDAEAARLLGLPAESVRLTEAAVRSRFHPVDWNEIDGVVNLAVAEGTLAEARLRIMDERGRVLRTVRSRSKPLIEGNDYQLVGTLQEVAEQQPGTAAHTPITGDWRRSREAFLLDAGRALAEARSTAEVLRVAASLSMPGFSPDGLAVFGVAGDRLTVIGHHGHSQGDEGPFSSMGLETDYPAAEVVRTGRAIYLPTPDEYLRRYPMTWPLAQRFGRRSWAFVPLVVAGRTMGAWMAAFKHPVAFTPDERSVLTTVARMLAQALARAGVAESERELSLGLQRTMMPVLGPGIPGIQVAARYVPTGGGLQVGGDWYDMIRLPGGTTRTGGRGAGRIALVIGDVQGHDVRAAGLMGQLRIALRAYASEGHRPDAVLSRASRFLYGITDGDDGEVNGGPRFATCLYLEVDLESGTVDIARAGHPDPAVRMNDGTVLLRPTAGGLPLGIDPDTDYPTTRLTLEPGETLMICTDGLLETGGHDLDSGWERVKGLLESHDGEDLEQLADTLVEAVHGPGSHHTTGPLADRREDDIAVLLLSRRPAGPLVEAPRRTLMTIAQAEPERIAEAREQLRQLLHDWTDGDQLDSAVLMVSEMVTNVLVHTDGDALLVAEVACGEESRRLRVEVSDQSDELPHKRHPGEMASSGRGLLLMEMLADAWGFAPRGEGKSIWFELNEPPSRGL; encoded by the coding sequence ATGCGCACCGAGGACGTCCTGGCCGCGATCGCGACCGGCCTGTGGCGCTGGGACAACGCGTCCGGGATCGTCTCGCTCGACGCCGAGGCGGCCCGGCTGCTCGGGCTGCCCGCCGAGTCGGTGCGGCTCACCGAGGCGGCCGTACGGTCCCGTTTTCACCCGGTCGACTGGAACGAGATCGACGGGGTCGTCAACCTGGCCGTCGCGGAGGGCACCCTCGCGGAGGCCCGGCTGCGGATCATGGACGAGCGCGGCCGGGTGCTCCGTACCGTACGGAGCAGGTCGAAGCCGCTGATCGAGGGCAACGACTACCAGCTCGTCGGCACCCTCCAGGAGGTCGCCGAGCAGCAGCCCGGGACCGCCGCGCACACCCCGATCACCGGCGACTGGCGCCGCTCCCGCGAAGCCTTCCTCCTCGACGCGGGACGGGCCCTCGCAGAGGCCCGCTCGACGGCCGAGGTGCTGCGGGTGGCGGCCTCGCTGTCGATGCCGGGCTTCTCGCCGGACGGGCTCGCCGTCTTCGGCGTGGCGGGCGACCGGCTGACCGTCATCGGCCACCACGGGCACAGCCAGGGCGACGAGGGACCGTTCTCGTCGATGGGTCTGGAGACCGACTACCCGGCGGCCGAGGTCGTACGGACCGGGCGCGCGATCTATCTGCCGACGCCCGACGAGTACCTGCGCCGCTACCCCATGACCTGGCCGCTCGCCCAGCGTTTCGGCCGCCGCTCCTGGGCCTTCGTGCCGCTCGTCGTCGCCGGGCGCACGATGGGCGCCTGGATGGCCGCCTTCAAGCACCCGGTGGCCTTCACGCCCGACGAGCGTTCGGTGCTCACGACGGTCGCGCGGATGCTCGCGCAGGCCCTCGCGCGCGCCGGCGTGGCCGAGTCGGAGCGCGAGCTGTCGCTCGGGCTCCAGCGGACGATGATGCCGGTCCTCGGCCCCGGCATCCCCGGCATCCAGGTCGCCGCCCGGTACGTGCCGACCGGCGGCGGGCTCCAGGTCGGCGGCGACTGGTACGACATGATCCGGCTGCCCGGCGGCACCACCCGGACCGGCGGGCGCGGCGCCGGGCGCATCGCCCTCGTCATCGGCGACGTCCAGGGCCACGACGTGCGGGCGGCGGGCCTGATGGGGCAGCTGCGGATCGCCCTGCGCGCGTACGCCTCCGAGGGCCACCGGCCGGACGCGGTGCTCTCGCGGGCCTCGCGCTTCCTGTACGGGATCACCGACGGGGACGACGGCGAGGTGAACGGCGGCCCGCGCTTCGCGACCTGCCTCTACCTGGAGGTCGACCTGGAGTCGGGCACGGTCGACATCGCGCGGGCGGGGCATCCGGACCCGGCGGTACGGATGAACGACGGAACGGTTCTGCTGAGGCCCACGGCCGGCGGCCTGCCGCTCGGCATCGACCCCGACACCGACTACCCCACGACCCGGCTCACCCTGGAGCCCGGCGAGACCCTGATGATCTGCACCGACGGCCTCCTGGAGACCGGCGGGCACGACCTGGACAGCGGCTGGGAGCGGGTCAAGGGGCTCCTGGAGTCCCATGACGGCGAGGACCTGGAGCAGCTCGCCGACACGCTCGTCGAGGCCGTCCACGGCCCCGGCTCGCACCACACGACGGGGCCTCTCGCCGACCGCCGCGAGGACGACATCGCGGTCCTGCTGCTCTCCCGCCGGCCCGCGGGTCCACTGGTGGAGGCGCCGCGCCGGACCCTGATGACGATCGCCCAGGCGGAGCCGGAGCGGATCGCCGAGGCCCGCGAGCAGCTGCGCCAGCTGCTGCACGACTGGACGGACGGGGACCAGCTCGACTCGGCGGTCCTGATGGTCTCCGAGATGGTCACGAACGTCCTCGTCCACACGGACGGCGACGCGCTCCTGGTCGCCGAGGTCGCGTGCGGCGAGGAGTCGCGGCGGCTGCGGGTCGAGGTCTCCGACCAGAGCGACGAGCTGCCGCACAAGCGGCACCCGGGCGAGATGGCGTCGAGCGGCCGCGGGCTGCTCCTGATGGAGATGCTCGCGGACGCGTGGGGCTTCGCCCCGCGGGGCGAGGGCAAGTCGATCTGGTTCGAGCTGAACGAGCCGCCGTCGAGGGGCCTCTGA
- a CDS encoding AI-2E family transporter — MQTTRAPLLPEPARRFAAWCVVLLLAAALAALGIWLCIVFQTAVTPVLLAILGTALLRPLYRRLLRVRVRKSLAAALTVAAVVAVVGGATYIVVLALIETGDQIVASLRQAATDIAEHLGAAGTSLDDIAKNAEGLLKRFGGTAASGVISGLSVVAEMMATAVLALLLIFFFLKDSDRAMGALRSLAPRDTGDTAEAMARRAFEAVEGYMRGTTFVALVDAVIIGIGLLVLDVPGAVGLAALVFVTAYIPYLGAFLSGAVAVLVALADRGFVIALWVLGIVLAVQVLEGNVLQPFVQSKTVQMHPAAVLLAITAGASVAGILGMLLAVPLTAAATGVLHELRSRYGAPRVGTP, encoded by the coding sequence GTGCAGACGACCAGAGCGCCTCTCCTCCCCGAACCCGCCCGTCGCTTCGCCGCCTGGTGCGTCGTCCTGCTGCTGGCCGCTGCGCTCGCCGCCCTCGGCATCTGGCTGTGCATCGTCTTCCAGACCGCCGTCACCCCCGTCCTCCTCGCGATCCTCGGCACCGCCCTCCTCCGGCCGCTCTACCGCCGCCTGCTCCGTGTGAGGGTGCGGAAGTCGCTCGCCGCCGCGCTCACCGTCGCCGCCGTCGTCGCGGTCGTCGGTGGCGCCACGTACATCGTCGTCCTCGCGCTCATCGAGACCGGCGACCAGATCGTCGCCTCGCTGCGGCAGGCCGCCACCGACATCGCCGAGCACCTCGGCGCGGCCGGAACCTCCCTCGACGACATCGCCAAGAACGCCGAGGGGCTCCTCAAGCGGTTCGGCGGCACCGCCGCCTCCGGGGTGATCAGCGGGCTCAGCGTCGTCGCCGAGATGATGGCCACCGCCGTCCTCGCCCTGCTCCTGATCTTCTTCTTCCTGAAGGACTCCGACCGGGCCATGGGCGCCCTGCGCTCCCTCGCCCCCCGCGACACCGGCGACACCGCGGAGGCCATGGCCCGCCGGGCCTTCGAGGCCGTCGAGGGGTACATGCGGGGCACGACCTTCGTCGCCCTCGTCGACGCGGTCATCATCGGCATCGGACTGCTCGTCCTCGACGTGCCCGGCGCGGTGGGACTCGCCGCGCTCGTCTTCGTCACCGCCTACATCCCGTACCTCGGCGCCTTCCTCTCCGGCGCCGTCGCCGTCCTGGTCGCCCTCGCCGACCGGGGCTTCGTCATCGCGCTGTGGGTGCTCGGCATCGTCCTCGCCGTCCAGGTCCTGGAGGGCAACGTCCTCCAGCCCTTCGTCCAGAGCAAGACCGTGCAGATGCACCCGGCCGCGGTCCTGCTCGCGATCACGGCGGGCGCGTCCGTCGCGGGCATCCTGGGCATGCTGCTCGCCGTACCGCTCACGGCCGCCGCGACCGGCGTCCTCCACGAGCTGCGCTCGCGGTACGGCGCGCCACGCGTCGGCACCCCGTAG
- a CDS encoding acyl-CoA dehydrogenase — protein sequence MGHYKSNLRDIEFNLFEVLGRDKVYGTGPFEEMDVETAKSILDEIRRLAENELADSFADADRNPPVFDPETNTAPVPASFKKSYKAFMDSEYWRLGIPEGIGGTVSPRSLVWAYAELLLGSNPAIWMYSSGPAFAGVLYNEGNEAQKKIAQIAVEKRWGSTMVLTEPDAGSDVGAGRTKAVQQEDGSWHIEGVKRFITSGEHDMEENILHYVLARPEGAGPGTKGLSLFLVPKYEFDWETGELGERNGVYATNVEHKMGLKASNTCEMTFGDQHPAKGWLIGDKHEGIRQMFLIIEFARMMVGTKAISTLSTGYLNALEYAKERVQGTDLANFMDKAAPKVTITHHPDVRRSLMTQKAYAEGMRSLVLYTASVQDEIAIKEAAGEDAKALHGLNDLLLPIVKGYGSEKGYEQLAQSLQTFGGSGFLQEYPIEQYIRDAKIDTLYEGTTAIQGQDFFFRKIVRDQGAALNALSEEIKKFLAVGTGGDDLAGARDALAKAAVDLEAIVGTMITDLTATGEDVKNIYKVGLNTTRLLLASGDVVVGYLLLRGAAVAAEKLAEGAGAKDVPFYQGKIAAAKFFAANVLPGVSAERALAEAVDNSVMDLDEAAF from the coding sequence ATGGGGCACTACAAGTCGAATCTCCGCGACATCGAGTTCAACCTCTTCGAGGTCCTCGGCCGCGACAAGGTGTACGGCACCGGTCCGTTCGAGGAGATGGACGTCGAGACCGCCAAGAGCATCCTCGACGAGATCCGCCGTCTCGCCGAGAACGAGCTCGCGGACTCCTTCGCCGACGCCGACCGCAACCCGCCGGTCTTCGACCCGGAGACCAACACCGCCCCCGTCCCGGCGTCCTTCAAGAAGTCCTACAAGGCCTTCATGGACTCCGAGTACTGGCGCCTCGGCATCCCCGAGGGCATCGGCGGCACCGTCTCCCCGCGCTCCCTCGTCTGGGCCTACGCCGAGCTGCTCCTCGGCTCGAACCCGGCCATCTGGATGTACTCCTCCGGCCCGGCCTTCGCCGGCGTCCTCTACAACGAGGGCAACGAGGCCCAGAAGAAGATCGCGCAGATCGCGGTCGAGAAGCGCTGGGGCTCCACCATGGTCCTCACCGAGCCCGACGCCGGCTCCGACGTCGGCGCCGGCCGCACCAAGGCCGTCCAGCAGGAGGACGGCTCCTGGCACATCGAGGGCGTGAAGCGCTTCATCACCTCCGGTGAGCACGACATGGAGGAGAACATCCTCCACTACGTCCTCGCCCGCCCCGAGGGTGCCGGCCCCGGCACCAAGGGCCTCTCCCTCTTCCTCGTCCCGAAGTACGAGTTCGACTGGGAGACCGGCGAGCTGGGCGAGCGCAACGGCGTCTACGCGACGAACGTCGAGCACAAGATGGGCCTCAAGGCCTCCAACACGTGCGAGATGACCTTCGGCGACCAGCACCCCGCCAAGGGCTGGCTCATCGGCGACAAGCACGAGGGCATCCGCCAGATGTTCCTCATCATCGAGTTCGCCCGCATGATGGTCGGCACGAAGGCGATCTCCACCCTCTCCACGGGCTACCTCAACGCCCTGGAGTACGCCAAGGAGCGCGTCCAGGGCACCGACCTGGCCAACTTCATGGACAAGGCCGCCCCCAAGGTCACCATCACGCACCACCCCGACGTCCGCCGCTCGCTGATGACGCAGAAGGCGTACGCCGAGGGCATGCGCTCCCTCGTCCTCTACACGGCCTCCGTGCAGGACGAGATCGCGATCAAGGAAGCGGCCGGCGAGGACGCCAAGGCGCTGCACGGCCTGAACGACCTGCTGCTCCCGATCGTCAAGGGATACGGCTCCGAGAAGGGCTACGAGCAGCTCGCGCAGTCGCTCCAGACCTTCGGCGGCTCCGGCTTCCTCCAGGAGTACCCGATCGAGCAGTACATCCGGGACGCCAAGATCGACACCCTCTACGAGGGCACCACGGCCATCCAGGGCCAGGACTTCTTCTTCCGGAAGATCGTCCGCGACCAGGGCGCGGCCCTGAACGCCCTCTCCGAGGAGATCAAGAAGTTCCTCGCGGTCGGCACCGGCGGCGACGACCTGGCCGGCGCGCGTGACGCGCTCGCCAAGGCCGCCGTCGACCTGGAGGCCATCGTCGGCACGATGATCACCGACCTCACCGCCACCGGCGAGGACGTCAAGAACATCTACAAGGTCGGCCTGAACACCACCCGCCTGCTGCTCGCCTCCGGCGACGTCGTCGTCGGCTACCTGCTCCTGCGCGGTGCCGCCGTCGCCGCCGAGAAGCTCGCCGAGGGCGCCGGCGCCAAGGACGTCCCCTTCTACCAGGGCAAGATCGCGGCCGCGAAGTTCTTCGCCGCCAACGTCCTGCCGGGCGTCTCCGCCGAGCGCGCGCTGGCCGAGGCCGTCGACAACTCGGTGATGGACCTGGACGAGGCCGCGTTCTAA
- a CDS encoding SseB family protein, with the protein MYGYEQNPGAQQQYAPPQQGGMQAGMQGGMQGGYAQQQPPLYPEPSPPSLADAVRAFTTGTLAPEDFQQIFATSKVYCPRGDNPGFLALHNTQQPVIPMFTTLKELRRYAGKESKYFVITGAEVIDLLPTGYGFVLDMEGDHRMVFDAKAVEQMVDYAMRRMYG; encoded by the coding sequence ATGTACGGCTACGAGCAGAATCCGGGTGCCCAGCAGCAGTACGCCCCGCCGCAGCAGGGCGGGATGCAGGCCGGGATGCAGGGAGGCATGCAGGGCGGGTACGCGCAGCAGCAGCCCCCGCTCTACCCCGAGCCGTCGCCGCCCTCCCTCGCCGACGCCGTACGCGCCTTCACGACCGGCACCCTCGCCCCCGAGGACTTCCAGCAGATCTTCGCGACGTCGAAGGTCTACTGCCCGCGCGGCGACAACCCCGGCTTCCTGGCCCTGCACAACACCCAGCAGCCGGTGATCCCGATGTTCACCACGCTCAAGGAGCTGCGGCGGTACGCGGGCAAGGAGTCGAAGTACTTCGTCATCACCGGCGCCGAGGTGATCGACCTGCTGCCGACCGGCTACGGCTTCGTCCTCGACATGGAGGGCGACCACCGCATGGTCTTCGACGCCAAGGCCGTGGAGCAGATGGTCGACTACGCGATGCGCCGGATGTACGGCTGA
- a CDS encoding pirin family protein: MPAVTVENPLTLPRVAAPADAVSRPVLAVTTAPQGFEGEGFPVRRAFAGINYQYLDPFIMMDQMGEVEYAPGEPKGTPWHPHRGFETVTYIIDGIFDHQDSNGGGGTITNGDTQWMTAGSGLLHIEAPPESLVVSGGLFHGLQLWVNLPAADKMMAPRYQDIRGGQVQLLTSPDGGALLRVIAGELDGHDGPGITHTPITMIHATLRPGAEISLPWRDDFNGLAYVLAGRGTVGAERRPVHMGQTAVFGKGGALTVRADEKQDGHTPDLEVVLLGGQPIREPMAHYGPFVMNTQAELRQAFEDFQAGRLGTVPAVHGMGE; encoded by the coding sequence ATGCCCGCTGTGACTGTCGAGAACCCGCTCACCCTGCCGCGCGTCGCCGCCCCGGCCGATGCCGTCTCCCGCCCCGTGCTCGCCGTCACCACGGCACCGCAGGGCTTCGAGGGCGAGGGCTTCCCGGTGCGCCGGGCCTTCGCCGGAATCAACTACCAGTACCTCGACCCGTTCATCATGATGGACCAGATGGGAGAGGTGGAGTACGCCCCCGGCGAGCCCAAGGGCACGCCCTGGCACCCCCACCGCGGCTTCGAGACCGTCACCTACATCATCGACGGGATCTTCGACCACCAGGACTCCAACGGCGGCGGCGGCACCATCACCAACGGCGACACCCAATGGATGACAGCGGGTAGCGGGCTGCTTCACATCGAAGCCCCGCCGGAGTCCCTCGTCGTCAGCGGCGGACTCTTCCACGGCCTCCAGCTGTGGGTGAACCTGCCCGCCGCCGACAAGATGATGGCCCCCCGCTACCAGGACATCCGCGGCGGCCAGGTCCAGCTGCTGACCTCCCCCGACGGCGGCGCGCTGCTCCGCGTCATCGCGGGCGAGCTCGACGGCCACGACGGCCCCGGCATCACCCACACCCCGATCACGATGATCCACGCCACCCTGCGGCCCGGCGCCGAGATCAGCCTGCCGTGGCGCGACGACTTCAACGGCCTCGCGTACGTCCTGGCCGGCCGCGGCACCGTCGGCGCCGAGCGCCGGCCCGTCCACATGGGCCAGACCGCCGTCTTCGGCAAGGGCGGCGCGCTCACGGTCCGCGCGGACGAGAAGCAGGACGGGCACACGCCGGACCTGGAGGTCGTTCTCCTCGGCGGACAGCCGATCCGCGAGCCCATGGCGCACTACGGTCCGTTCGTCATGAACACCCAGGCCGAACTCCGCCAGGCCTTCGAGGACTTCCAGGCGGGCCGCCTCGGCACGGTCCCGGCGGTCCACGGCATGGGCGAGTAG
- a CDS encoding alpha/beta hydrolase, which yields MPTWQQLRDVKLDEYADAADGWGKVSSRANADKDRVDNGMFARIHDTQKGETATKAGADVQQLSRNYQYLHTECGLIRTALNGLASELAAPQRKLKQALEDAENLKFTVKPDGSVEYPTDSFVLAPGSNTAEHGAPVPLAPGKGEGVGSPDANKGKAEDIAQRIGDAVREATEIDGRYAGALRRLKAGPGLDVSAADLVDAAADTKALQQAAGKYADDDRIPHGKSAKENADWWNGLSQEQRDEYATLYPASVGALDGLPSSVRDDANRTVFAETRAQIQTDLNKPAPNQYIPNPNGSYPAAVLSPEYKQWQKDQERLKEQLRGSDSIQARFDATGEGGLPEAYLLGYDKEGIGRAIIANGNPDTADHTAVYVPGTTTNLKDFDEDISRMTDMWRETQALSPGSNVSTITWFGYEAPQSVATDATQKDYAYNGSPKLLRFMDGLETAQGGPDESHTTIIGHSYGSTVVGDASNKGDLAADDIVAVGSPGMLTGRAEDLDVGADHVWSAAATSDVVPAGGKLAGLGGYTWGVETWNGVPYNAGYVQTVPSDELFGAHRMDVDTSGHTSYWERDSESLSNQAKVVIGEYDKVNEDD from the coding sequence GTGCCCACCTGGCAGCAACTGCGCGACGTGAAGCTCGACGAGTACGCGGACGCCGCCGACGGCTGGGGCAAGGTCAGCTCCCGCGCCAACGCGGACAAGGACCGTGTCGACAACGGCATGTTCGCGAGAATCCACGACACGCAGAAGGGCGAGACCGCCACCAAGGCGGGCGCCGACGTCCAGCAGCTCTCCCGCAACTACCAGTACCTGCACACCGAGTGCGGACTGATCCGCACCGCGCTCAACGGGCTCGCCTCGGAGCTCGCGGCCCCGCAGCGGAAGCTGAAGCAGGCGCTCGAGGACGCCGAGAACCTCAAGTTCACGGTGAAGCCCGACGGTTCGGTGGAGTACCCGACCGACTCCTTCGTCCTCGCCCCCGGCAGCAACACCGCCGAGCACGGCGCACCCGTCCCGCTCGCGCCCGGCAAGGGCGAGGGGGTCGGCAGCCCCGACGCCAACAAGGGCAAGGCCGAGGACATCGCCCAGCGCATCGGCGACGCCGTCCGCGAGGCCACCGAGATCGACGGCCGCTACGCCGGCGCCCTGCGCAGGCTGAAGGCCGGCCCCGGCCTCGACGTCAGCGCCGCGGACCTCGTCGACGCCGCCGCCGACACCAAGGCGCTCCAGCAGGCCGCCGGGAAGTACGCCGACGACGACCGGATCCCGCACGGCAAGTCCGCCAAGGAGAACGCCGACTGGTGGAACGGCCTCAGCCAGGAGCAGCGCGACGAGTACGCCACGCTCTACCCGGCCTCCGTCGGCGCCCTGGACGGCCTCCCGTCCTCGGTCCGCGACGACGCCAACCGGACGGTCTTCGCCGAGACCAGGGCGCAGATCCAGACGGACCTGAACAAGCCCGCGCCGAACCAGTACATCCCGAACCCGAACGGCAGCTACCCCGCCGCGGTCCTCAGCCCCGAGTACAAGCAGTGGCAGAAGGACCAGGAGCGGCTGAAGGAGCAGCTCAGGGGCAGTGACTCGATCCAGGCCCGCTTCGACGCCACGGGCGAGGGGGGCCTGCCGGAGGCGTACCTCCTCGGCTACGACAAGGAGGGGATCGGCCGGGCGATCATCGCCAACGGCAACCCCGACACCGCCGACCACACCGCCGTCTACGTGCCGGGCACGACGACGAACCTGAAGGACTTCGACGAGGACATCAGCCGGATGACCGACATGTGGCGCGAGACCCAGGCCCTGTCGCCGGGTTCGAACGTCTCCACCATCACCTGGTTCGGTTACGAGGCTCCGCAGTCGGTCGCGACCGACGCCACGCAGAAGGACTACGCGTACAACGGCTCGCCCAAGCTGCTCCGGTTCATGGACGGCCTGGAGACCGCGCAGGGCGGCCCGGACGAGAGCCACACGACGATCATCGGGCACAGCTACGGGTCGACCGTCGTCGGCGACGCCTCCAACAAGGGCGATCTGGCAGCCGACGACATCGTGGCGGTAGGCAGCCCCGGCATGCTCACCGGCAGGGCCGAGGACCTCGACGTCGGCGCGGACCACGTGTGGTCCGCGGCCGCGACGAGCGACGTGGTGCCGGCGGGCGGCAAGCTCGCCGGGCTCGGCGGCTACACATGGGGCGTCGAGACCTGGAACGGCGTTCCGTACAACGCCGGATACGTGCAGACCGTGCCGTCGGACGAGCTGTTCGGGGCGCACCGGATGGACGTGGACACCAGCGGTCACACCTCGTACTGGGAGAGGGACTCGGAGAGTCTCTCGAACCAGGCGAAGGTCGTGATCGGCGAGTACGACAAGGTGAACGAGGACGACTGA
- the aspS gene encoding aspartate--tRNA ligase translates to MHRYRSHTCGELRASDVGTDVRLSGWLHNRRDLGGILFIDLRDHYGITQLVARPGTAAAEVLDKLTKETVVRVDGKVVSRGAENVNPELPTGEIEIEAATVEVLGAAKQIPFTVNTDDGVNEERRLEYRFLDLRRERMHRNIMLRSAVIASIRSKMVALGFNEMATPILAATSPEGARDFVVPSRLNPGKFYALPQAPQQFKQLLMISGFDRYFQIAPCFRDEDARADRSPGEFYQLDVEMSFVEQEDVFQPIEKLMTEIFEEFGGGRHVTSPFPRIPFRESMLKYGNDKPDLRTALELVDISDVFEASEFKAFAGKHVRALAVPNTGDQPRKFFDALGDFAVSLGAKGLAWVRVGEGGSLTGPIAKFLTEENIKVLTERLGLEPGHAIFFGAGEFDEVSKIMGPVRVEAAKRAGQFEENVFRFAWIVDFPMYEKDEETGKIDFSHNPFSMPQGGIEALETQDPLDVLGWQYDIVCNGIELSSGAIRNHEPEIMFKAFEIAGYSRETVEHEFAGMLRAFEYGAPPHGGIAPGVDRIVMLLADEPNIRETIAFPLNGNAQDLLMGAPTELDESRLRELNIQLRKPVEKAAPKPAEDRPVTDAVHPDAAR, encoded by the coding sequence ATGCATCGGTACAGGTCCCACACCTGCGGCGAGCTCCGCGCCTCTGACGTCGGCACCGACGTCCGGCTGAGCGGCTGGCTGCACAATCGGCGCGACCTGGGCGGCATCCTCTTCATCGATCTGCGCGACCACTACGGCATCACGCAGCTCGTCGCCCGCCCCGGCACCGCCGCGGCCGAGGTCCTCGACAAGCTGACGAAGGAGACCGTCGTCCGCGTCGACGGCAAGGTCGTCTCGCGTGGCGCGGAGAACGTCAACCCCGAGCTCCCCACCGGCGAGATCGAGATCGAGGCCGCCACGGTCGAGGTCCTGGGCGCGGCCAAGCAGATCCCCTTCACCGTCAACACCGACGACGGCGTGAACGAGGAGCGGCGCCTGGAGTACCGCTTCCTCGACCTGCGCCGCGAGCGCATGCACCGCAACATCATGCTGCGCTCCGCCGTCATCGCCTCCATCCGCTCCAAGATGGTGGCCCTCGGCTTCAACGAGATGGCGACCCCGATCCTCGCCGCGACCTCCCCCGAGGGCGCCCGCGACTTCGTCGTCCCGTCCCGTCTGAACCCGGGCAAGTTCTACGCGCTGCCGCAGGCGCCGCAGCAGTTCAAGCAGCTGCTGATGATCTCCGGCTTCGACCGCTACTTCCAGATCGCGCCCTGCTTCCGCGACGAGGACGCCCGCGCGGACCGCTCGCCGGGCGAGTTCTACCAGCTCGACGTCGAGATGAGCTTCGTCGAGCAGGAGGACGTCTTCCAGCCGATCGAGAAGCTGATGACGGAGATCTTCGAGGAGTTCGGCGGCGGCCGCCACGTCACCTCGCCCTTCCCCCGCATCCCCTTCCGCGAGTCGATGCTGAAGTACGGCAACGACAAGCCCGACCTGCGTACGGCCCTCGAACTCGTCGACATCTCCGACGTCTTCGAGGCCTCGGAGTTCAAGGCCTTCGCCGGCAAGCACGTCCGCGCGCTCGCCGTCCCGAACACGGGCGACCAGCCCCGCAAGTTCTTCGACGCGCTCGGCGACTTCGCGGTCTCCCTCGGCGCGAAGGGCCTGGCCTGGGTCCGCGTCGGCGAGGGTGGTTCGCTGACCGGCCCGATCGCCAAGTTCCTCACCGAGGAGAACATCAAGGTCCTCACCGAGCGCCTCGGCCTGGAGCCGGGCCACGCGATCTTCTTCGGCGCGGGCGAGTTCGACGAGGTCTCCAAGATCATGGGCCCGGTCCGGGTCGAGGCCGCCAAGCGCGCCGGCCAGTTCGAGGAGAACGTCTTCCGCTTCGCGTGGATCGTGGACTTCCCGATGTACGAGAAGGACGAGGAGACCGGCAAGATCGACTTCTCGCACAACCCGTTCTCGATGCCGCAGGGCGGCATCGAGGCCCTGGAGACCCAGGACCCGCTGGACGTCCTCGGCTGGCAGTACGACATCGTCTGCAACGGCATCGAGCTGTCCTCGGGCGCGATCCGGAACCACGAGCCCGAGATCATGTTCAAGGCCTTCGAGATCGCGGGCTACTCCCGCGAGACGGTCGAGCACGAGTTCGCGGGCATGCTCCGCGCCTTCGAGTACGGCGCCCCGCCGCACGGCGGCATCGCCCCGGGCGTCGACCGCATCGTGATGCTCCTCGCGGACGAGCCCAACATCCGCGAGACGATCGCCTTCCCGCTGAACGGCAACGCCCAGGACCTCCTGATGGGCGCCCCGACGGAGCTGGACGAGTCCCGCCTGCGCGAGCTGAACATCCAGCTCCGCAAGCCGGTCGAGAAGGCCGCCCCGAAGCCGGCGGAGGACCGCCCGGTGACGGACGCGGTCCACCCGGACGCGGCGCGGTAA
- a CDS encoding MBL fold metallo-hydrolase: MDIHKVGSDTTVIADSLEAPGVGHIPVNAYVLTAAEPVVVDTGLSVEDRDFLTSLGEVMDPADVRWIWLTHPDRDHTGGIFDLLDAAPDARVITTFIGFGIMMTERALPMDRVYFLNPGQSLDVGDRTLHAFRPPLFDSPATVGFYDDRTRICFSSDCFGGPMPSQEIAESGHASDLKPEELRGTQLLWATLDSPWVHIVDAEKYRATIAPLREMNPEIVLCTHLPPAVRMTDRMLETIAMAPDSDPFVGPDQAALEQMLASFEVGGMAAA; this comes from the coding sequence ATGGACATCCACAAGGTCGGCAGCGACACCACTGTGATCGCCGACAGCCTCGAAGCCCCGGGGGTCGGCCACATCCCCGTCAACGCCTACGTCCTGACCGCCGCCGAACCGGTCGTCGTCGACACCGGCCTCTCCGTCGAGGACCGTGACTTCCTCACGTCACTCGGCGAGGTCATGGACCCGGCCGACGTGCGCTGGATCTGGCTCACCCACCCCGACCGCGACCACACGGGCGGGATCTTCGACCTGCTCGACGCGGCCCCGGACGCGCGCGTGATCACGACCTTCATCGGCTTCGGCATCATGATGACCGAGCGTGCGCTGCCCATGGACCGGGTGTACTTCCTCAACCCCGGCCAGTCCCTCGACGTCGGCGACCGCACCCTGCACGCCTTCCGGCCGCCCCTCTTCGACAGCCCCGCCACCGTCGGCTTCTACGACGACAGGACCCGGATCTGCTTCAGCTCCGACTGCTTCGGCGGCCCCATGCCGAGCCAGGAGATCGCGGAGAGCGGGCACGCGAGCGACCTCAAGCCGGAGGAGCTGCGGGGTACGCAGCTGCTGTGGGCGACGCTCGACAGCCCGTGGGTGCACATCGTGGACGCGGAGAAGTACCGGGCGACGATCGCGCCGCTGCGGGAGATGAATCCGGAGATCGTGCTGTGCACGCATCTGCCGCCGGCCGTGCGGATGACCGACCGGATGCTGGAGACGATCGCGATGGCCCCGGACTCCGACCCGTTCGTGGGGCCCGACCAGGCGGCCCTGGAGCAGATGCTCGCCTCCTTCGAGGTGGGCGGGATGGCGGCCGCCTAG